From Centropristis striata isolate RG_2023a ecotype Rhode Island chromosome 16, C.striata_1.0, whole genome shotgun sequence, a single genomic window includes:
- the LOC131987796 gene encoding intraflagellar transport protein 43 homolog, with the protein MSLFIYLLTSRSLTETRTFLSNLRCHGERCYVTLVDNQEDAAAALVVAKKRDMEEHFQLGDVGAVKNVAKSGRRARLTADQSSFEDSRYVRKSSTAASMGDGPPPKPARRQGGWAEESSGSGSAKSSRRPAAEDLEDRRLRPQTPQGSDDEGDIPVIPDLEEVQEEDLTMQVAAPPSMQVNRVMTYRDLDNDLKHYSAFQTLDGEIDLKLLTKVLAPEQEVKEDDVSWDWDHLFTEVSSELLMEWDQGESEEQPAMPVT; encoded by the exons ATgtctttgtttatttacttacttacgtcACGGTCATTGACTGAGACCCGAACTTTTCTTTCTAATTTGCGTTGCCATGGAGAACGTTGCTATGTGACGCTTGTTGATAACCAGGAAGACGCTGCTGCTGCCCTGGTGGTAGCAAAGAAAAGAGACATGGAGGAACACTTTCAGCTGGGAGATGTTGGAGCGGTAAAAAAT GTTGCAAAGTCTGGACGGAGAGCTCGCCTTACAGCAGACCAGTCATCGTTTGAAGATTCTCGTTATGTGAGAAAGTCCTCAACAGCTGCTTCAATGGGAGAT gGTCCTCCTCCTAAACCGGCCCGGCGGCAGGGTGGCTGGGCAGAAGAAAGCTCCGGGTCTGGTTCTGCCAA ATCTTCAAGAAGACCTGCAGCTGAAGACCTGGAAGA CCGCCGCCTGCGACCACAAACTCCCCAGGGATCAGATGATGAAGGAG ATATTCCAGTGATTCCAGACCTTGAAGAAGTCCAGGAAGAAGATCTCACAATGCAAGTTGCAGCTCCACCAAG CATGCAGGTGAACCGGGTAATGACCTACAGAGATCTGGACAATGATCTGAAGCATTACTCTGCATTCCAAACCTTA GATGGAGAGATTGACTTGAAGCTCCTCACCAAGGTTTTAGCGCCAGAGCAGGAGGTGAAAGAG GATGATGTGAGCTGGGACTGGGATCATCTGTTTACAGAGGTGTCCTCAGAGCTGCTGATGGAATGGGATCAAGGAGAGAGTGAGGAGCAGCCTGCGATGCCTGTAACATGA